The stretch of DNA GCCCTTATTTACGAGACTCGGCAAAAAGTCTAGTGTAAAGATCTTAACACTCTTGGCCTATTGTGAACTAGATGTTTGCCAGCGATAAGAATTTTAGCAGGCTCCACAATTTACGGCTGTGACTCGGTTCTTCTGTGGATTAATGACAGATATATTTACCTAAAGTATCCATCTCCTGGCATGGTACGATGCTCTGCTCTAATTCCACTCACAGTTGAGGTTTGCGTTTGTTCTGCTTTTATATTTAGAATCTGTCGCTGTCCAAAGATTGtggccagagagagaagggCAATAATGATATAGCCTTTTATTCAGATAAGCAATTCTTGATGTTCTTCTGCAGACAGATCCGATCTAGATAGAATGGGATCGCGCTGGAGTCCACTGATCGTGCACAGCACTCGTATCAACCAACTGGCTCCTATcttaaatacaatatatctTTACGATGCCTAACCTAAGCATATCTTATGGTTAATGGCCCCCCCATCAGGCCTTCTCGGGCTTCTCGGTCTTCAGCTCGTGCAGCTCGTCCGCCTGCGCCAGTTCGTAGGAGACGAAAGGCTGCACCACCGGCGACAGGAGCTTGGGATCCAGCTTGGCATCGGCCCGCTGCTTTAGGATGTAGCTGAGTGGCACAGCCACCAGCCATGTGATGATGAAGCCCACCACCACGTACCAGTTGAAGGACAGATCCAGGATACTGAAACTCTCTTCGGTTTGGCTGTGGGCTGTCTGGATGAGCGGGGAGACTGTACttgttgtggtgctggtggttcCATTCAGGGCCACCGCCGGACAGTTGTCGATGCGTGTGGGCAAAGTGTCGTAGTGGTTGCGTCCCCAACTAAAGATCACAATGGTGGCCATGCAGGCAATGCTCGAGAGAACTCCAATGATGGCAGCCTAAAAGGAAGATTCAATTAGTTTTAAGACCAAAGACTTCTCCCTACCCGAAACTCACCCTTCCATGTGCACGTGGCACGAGCATGCCCAGCATAAAGACCGCACACGTGGCACCGAAACTAACGCCACCGATCGAGTAGAGCACTTGGAGTATGGAGTTGAACTTCTCCACAACGACACCACCGAGGACGCAGTAGATGCCGCAGAAGAGCACAAACAGCTTCATGATCACGTTCGCCCGGTGCTCCGTGTGCCGGATGCAAGGCTTAATGTAATCGAAGTAGACGACTCCTCCCAGAGAATTAATGCTGGCCGAGAGTGTGCTGAGAGCGGCACTAAACACACAAGAGATGAACACGCCGGGCATGCCACGCAGATGGCCGACGGTGTCCTGCACGAAGTATGGCACCATTTTGTCCACTTTGGAGACGTGGCCTGATTGGATAGGATCACAGTCGTGGAAGCGGGAGTAGATCACGATGCCCGTGAAGCAATTGAAGAACATGATGACCACAAAGCCAAGGCCAAAGATCCACAGAGACCTGCGGGCGTGCTTCAGCGAGGGCAGGGAGACGATGCGCTGCACGCAGCTCTGGTTGAGACCCACATAGCCAGACCACATGAGTGTGGCCGAGGAGAAGACATTCCAGATGGTGGATCGTGTGGTCAAGTCCAAGTTGAAGCTGCAAAGAGACGAAGGGAATTAGGACTAGTTGTTGGGTAAGCCTTTTGGGCGGAACCTACTTGACATCCAGACGGCCACCCTCGCCGGCAATGCGAAAGACTTCGGCGAAGCCACCCACACGATAGGCGCCCATGGTGCCAACCAACACCACGGAGACCACCATAATGGCCGCTTGAATAACATCCGTCCAGACCACAGCCTTGATGCCACCCTGGGGAAAAAGGAGAAGATGTAAATGGAGATCCAAAAGGAGGTGTCTAATGGCTACTTACAAACATTGTGTAGAAAACGCAGATGCCGCAGACGATGGCATTGATAATGTGCACATTGTAGCCGGTCACTGTGAGGAATTTAACATTATGCGGAGGGCTGTATAAAGTCAATTTTTGATTGGTAACTTACCCTGGGAGAAGGCCAACGAGGGCAGAAATATGAAGATGGGCAGCATGAAGAACATTGTCGAGATGAAGAGGAAGGTCTGCAGCACACGCACCTTCTTGTCGAAACGCAACTCCAGATACTGCGGacacaaattattaaaaactGAGTTTATCCTCCATAGCAGAGCACTCACCTCGTAACAATTggtgatgttgttgttgtaaaaGACGGGAATGATGACGTAATTAAGcagcggcaccaccaccaccatgcAGACGACATTGAAGAACCAATTGATGCCGTAGCCGTACATCTCGCCCGGAATGGTCATTATGGAAATGGCCGAGAGCTGGCTGGCCACcagggaaatggcaatgggtATGGTCTTCATGCGCTTGCCACCCATCAGATACTCCTCGGTGGTGTCCTCGCCCTTGGCGAAGAATCCAAAGTACACACCAATGGCCGCGGATATGCTCAACATCAGGGAGAAGACCACGTAGTCCGTGGAATTAAACACAAACTGAGAgtcggctgcggctgcagcggctgccggGATCGTGGCATTCAGCAGATTGGACATCTTCAAAGGATATTCTTAGGGATGCACGGACAGGAATCTCGAATAAAATGTAATGCACTTTCCGACTCCGGCGAATATTCGCGTTTGAGCGCATCACGCTTCAGTCCCAATCTTTATATAAACTTTTCGTCCGATGAGGGTTTTATCTCAAAGAATTGCCAGTTCAAAATAAGCATTATCTATTGACGGCTCGGCTCTCTTACGACAACTCTGGGTCTTATCTTAGATTATGGAGATATTCCACGCTGATCTTAGGACCCCCGCTTGTCAATGCTCTCTCTTGCCTATCTGCCGCTCTCTTGGCAAGGCGCGAGGCGAGACCCTGACACGGCAGACTCCGGATTATCTGAGATTATGGCAGCAGCCGCGAGCAGCCAACTCATTCATTGTTTTCACTGTCATCCCAACACTGTCCGAATGTATAGCCAACCCCGGGAGACATTGAAACTGCCAGTCATCTCCAGATTGCCATTTTATAGAGCCACCTATTATTTCCTTCATTCAGATAAGAGTATCTCCTgctcttttttccttttgtttattCATAATAAAGTCGAAAAGTGTCTCCTCCCGGAGCCCAACTTGAGTCCCTTGTGGTAATTGTTACCTCTTTGaaacctctctctcttggcttTTGGGGTCTCTAATGTTGTTGCTTATCAAGGGTATAAAAGAAGTGGCATAAATTCTTTATTATATCGGATTTTCATCGTCGTAATGTCAATGTTAAATAATAGATACACGTGCTGGCTGCTGATATCTTTGATGATAGCTGTAGCTATCCAATCTTAAGGAAAATAAGCCAAAGCATAAGTGAATGAATAAATCCTGATGTTCTGTGGCGCTAAACAAAACCAGTTTAATTATTATCTATTTAtctattatatttataaaccCACTCGTTAAACTattgtataattttctttATAACAAATTTCTCTGTGGCGCTGCAAACGACATAATCATTTACTTAGACACTCtgtaatttgttgctgcttgtgtctgtgtctgtgcctcttATGCCGTAATCTTTGCATTCCACAACAGTCGCACAGTTGGtagtcgcagttgcagttgctaaGCTTAGTTGCAGCTACATAGTTGTGGCATCTGCTGCACacttcatttgctgctgctactcgtCTGCCTGCACTTAACAGAGCCAAGCGGCAAGAGATGGCCATAGATGGAAcggtctggcctggcctggcctggccaccGCGGCACGCATTCAattgggaaatggaaatgttaatGATGTTGAATGTGGGTAAAGTGGCTGCAGCTTCAGACTCCAACTTTACTTTTGGCTGGTAATAGTTGATGTCCGTCGACGACCCCATCCAATCAACATCCACATTCCCCCATTTCCCGCTGGCTCCCCCCCATGGCTGCATTTTGACCCAGTCTCTCGACTGCATCTGTCGCAATCTTGGCGTAATGAGCGAAGCCCCATCTGAGCCCCATCTACACACGTCGAGCACTTGCACGCTGATGAGCGTGATCCACAAGTGCGGCACGGAGGCGGAGGGTGGCTGTCGAATTGAAAAAGTGAAAGGATTTCTGAAGATGCTTGTTGGTATTTCACGTCACGGCCAGTGACAATTCGATTTGATATTTGGACTCCAATCGATGGCACCACCAAAACAAGTTTAATTGGATTTGGACTACAACGATTACGCGTATACATTTgtaatatttgatttgttatAATGACATCTTCGAGTGTTGGAAAGTTGTAAGTACAATGGAGAATGCAGAAGGCAGAAATATGCAGCTTTAAATATACTTCAATCAGCCCTAAATTTTGTCCTAATATTCCGAATGTTCAGGCTGATTTAAGGAGAACCTCTTGAGTCTTGAaacttctctttctttcttcaaAGTAAACCCCCCCAAAACAAGTAAAAAGATCATCAAAATTTTAACGGTGACAAAAtttactattttttttattattttcatatttttttttgttgtttctttgtttgtttcatataaaataaaaacacttaCGAGCTAATAATGCGTTATAACACTGTCTGGGGTGTTGATGGTGTTTCCATTCATGTggcctgtatgtgtgtggcctTCGTTTTCATCTCTTTTTTcttgagttttgtgtgtgttttgtttttggggtgcATGTAGTGAGAAAACTATGTACAAAGGTTCCAAAAAAGAAAGGCGAAAACGAGTCCATTTCGGGTGGGGAAGTGGTTATTCCCCTCCCAATTCGAGTCGAAGTTTCATTTGGGGTTGGGATAGACAGGGCTAGAGAATTACAGTCGCTGAGGttgggatcgggatcgggatcgggatcaTCCACATCACTAGTCGAACTATGTGTTCCAGGTTCAAGGATATACCCACATGTGTATCCTGCAGATTCCAATTGCTGTtcatgctggtgctggtgtttCGTCTCGGGATTGGTTGcggttgctgttgcggttTCCGTTTCGgtatcgtcgtcgtcgtagtcggtTGAGTGGCGTCCATTTCGTCGGTGTTCATTTTTGGCAGCgcaatttgattttgggaTGTGAGTCTCGAGTCTGGATCTAGAAGGGCGAGCCGTAGCTGCCGCTGGGCCTCGAGGGAGCGCCGTACGAGCCGGATGGGCCGCTGGGgtagccaccgccgccgccgccaccaccgcctcccGCCTGGGTGCTCTGCTGGTTGAACTGAGCAACCTGAATGGCCTGACGGACGCCCTCAAGATCGATGCCGACCACacggccaccgccgccgccgccgcctccaatGGGCGCGCCGTAGCTGCTCGAGGGAGGAGCGCCGTACGAGCTTGAGGGGCCGCTGGGGtagccaccgcctccaccgccaccgccgccgccgccaccaccgccgcctcccTGTTTGCCCTCCTCGTTCAGGAGGATCTGACGAATCTGCTCCAACAGCTGGGGATCGACATTCTGGCCCTCGGATGTCTGGAAGCCGCCGCTGACGGCCTGgaagccaccgccgccaccaccgccgccgccgccgaacGAGGAGCCGCCACCGCTGtatccgccgccgccgcctcctccgccaccaccacGGGGATAGTTGTAGCCCGAGGGGGGCTCCGCAGCGGCCAGGGCAGCCAGGGCGAACACTAAGAACTGcaatggtaatggtaatggtaatggtaatgaTAATCCAATTGATCCGCCTGAGGGGTTTGCCAGTGACTGTCGTCCTTTGTTCCTACTTACCACTGAGAAGGAGTTCATAGCCacgagttgtgtgtgtgtgttgtgggggAGAGTAGAGAGTGAAGTAAAATGATAAAGTAAATTTAGTTGCTTTCGAGTGGGAAACCAGCGACTGAATGCATCTCGAATGCCCAGACGGGCCCTCTTTATACCCAtcgtcgtggtcgtcgtcgtGCTCTTCGTTTCGGCTATCTTCGGCAACATCATTATcgccgacacacacacacacacacagtcgtgGGGGGTACCTTCATCTTCAACTCGTTTCGGGCAGAAGACGGCGCCAACTCCAACACCAAAACCAACTCCATCCTCATGGTCTTCAGTCTCCAGTGCCCCGATGCATTtgcttttctgcttctttctcacaataaaacaaaatttccaaatggcagacaaacaaaaaagaaataacaaaaataaaacaaaataaaatgaaataaaatgtcgCTAACGATTTTGGTATTTGAAATTTTCCTTGGCACTTTTCCTGCGATTCGTTTTGCCCGGCCGACATCTTCGAGACATCGTCGAGACATCGGGTTGCGACTTGCGACACAGCCCCCGGGACCAGGAAGTGATTTTTGTTCCCATCGCGATTGATCTGTAGGGTAAATGGTAAACCTGACAGACAGCAGGACCCAggccatcccatccccataatggttaaattatgaaattattttgccaTTGAAGGACGGCGATTCCCATGACGAAACCACATTTCAGTTTTCAGATTTCCCGTTGCCCAATGGCAAATTCCAATTACAAATTCGATTGTCTTGCAGCTCCCTGAAGATGGGGTTGGGGATGGGGATGTAAAAGTACCATCCACGTGATGCATGTGCATCATACAACAATACATCCACATCAGCGATTACGAAATGGACTGGGAACTACttacaaagaaagaaagagaagatgGCCATAATACACACGAGTATAATCTCCAAGTGGAGCAGAGCAGTAGGGCTCTGGCACGACGCGACGGCACTGGGCATATAATTAATGTTTCCCAAGGAGTTTACACACAAAGTGGAGAGCAGAGGCAGTGTGTGAAGACAAAGCTGCTACAAAAAGAAGTTTAAAGACCTCAAACAAATGCGAATTCACGCTCGAAGCTCGTACGGGGGCAGGGCGCAAATGAGTCAGAGAAGAGAGCGAAGCGAACGATTATGAAACCGAGAGCTGACCTCCAAATGAAACCAGAAATCTGTGAATTCTTGCACTGAAGTGAAAGAAGTTACCATGCAGCTGTGTCCATTATGTCAGCAGATGCACCTGCTTCCACACTCCGACAACCcaacaattattaaatgtgacataaaaatgaaactgaatcCAACTGGCAGTAAATTCGAGTAAATAAAGAAGATTATCTACCAACGCAGAGCTTTCGCAGAGCTGTGGCTAAGGGCGCGCGTTAGCTCATTGAGGCGAACATTTCATGATCCAAAGTGAAGGACTTTGCAACGTGCCACGGTTGCGTGGCCGGTGAGCGATCTGCAACTTGAGTAGGGGGCAACAACGAGATGAAAGTAAACACTTAAcactcaacagcagcagcagcaacagacacagacatggCACGGCACAGTCGGTAAATCATTTTCGTGTCTTGGTCTGTTTTGATCAGCTGTGTGGCACTGCGGCTAGCTGCCACTGTCCGGTACTGTCATTCGAGCCGTTCATTTGGTTTATTGTGGTGAAGATGAAGGTCTCTCTTCGCCCTCCTCCCAGCTGATTTCGTAATTCACTTATTTTTTGTCGGTTCATGTAATTGGAGCGACAGTGGTA from Drosophila subobscura isolate 14011-0131.10 chromosome O, UCBerk_Dsub_1.0, whole genome shotgun sequence encodes:
- the LOC117897783 gene encoding putative glycine-rich cell wall structural protein 1 — encoded protein: MNSFSVFLVFALAALAAAEPPSGYNYPRGGGGGGGGGGYSGGGSSFGGGGGGGGGGFQAVSGGFQTSEGQNVDPQLLEQIRQILLNEEGKQGGGGGGGGGGGGGGGGYPSGPSSSYGAPPSSSYGAPIGGGGGGGGRVVGIDLEGVRQAIQVAQFNQQSTQAGGGGGGGGGGYPSGPSGSYGAPSRPSGSYGSPF
- the LOC117897782 gene encoding sodium-coupled monocarboxylate transporter 2 is translated as MSNLLNATIPAAAAAAADSQFVFNSTDYVVFSLMLSISAAIGVYFGFFAKGEDTTEEYLMGGKRMKTIPIAISLVASQLSAISIMTIPGEMYGYGINWFFNVVCMVVVVPLLNYVIIPVFYNNNITNCYEYLELRFDKKVRVLQTFLFISTMFFMLPIFIFLPSLAFSQVTGYNVHIINAIVCGICVFYTMFGGIKAVVWTDVIQAAIMVVSVVLVGTMGAYRVGGFAEVFRIAGEGGRLDVNFNLDLTTRSTIWNVFSSATLMWSGYVGLNQSCVQRIVSLPSLKHARRSLWIFGLGFVVIMFFNCFTGIVIYSRFHDCDPIQSGHVSKVDKMVPYFVQDTVGHLRGMPGVFISCVFSAALSTLSASINSLGGVVYFDYIKPCIRHTEHRANVIMKLFVLFCGIYCVLGGVVVEKFNSILQVLYSIGGVSFGATCAVFMLGMLVPRAHGRAAIIGVLSSIACMATIVIFSWGRNHYDTLPTRIDNCPAVALNGTTSTTTSTVSPLIQTAHSQTEESFSILDLSFNWYVVVGFIITWLVAVPLSYILKQRADAKLDPKLLSPVVQPFVSYELAQADELHELKTEKPEKA